The proteins below come from a single Aegilops tauschii subsp. strangulata cultivar AL8/78 chromosome 6, Aet v6.0, whole genome shotgun sequence genomic window:
- the LOC120967057 gene encoding uncharacterized protein yields MPRRADAVPCLGDASLRPEEDFVVVPATPEMQAEAAILSSNSRHGAGRKARRRRGGQALPEQFFVRFTHQHHCVDAVSRGHLRGAGHRIYVREWRLEAHADNKDQLHHVRLCLEGVPLHGWNNYIATFLIGRGCSLDYIEQRSLRKEDTRDLALWAWTSNPNAIPKVKWLTLPARGHRRRGRRGLRHRVIIHLDLHEDHSKARDDDDNPPPPEVNEFTWYRKVVDGTYIPRDRRPAQGCPERRADRRDDEGDRDGRRGRDGGRQREGWGAKVRRSLSRNPRERQCEEGQDRTRDRSGGRRHVSAFAAAMAFPPVRPAAAIVLRGSGSGSEAPVRALEMLDAQESVPAAARGRSPTRQASPRASRRRSLEERTPPASPPLSPTTVLPPSPASKRAEATSSPLTGGCQPGSARALLSYDACTTSGITLQAPWLPLIAHPAAHLCQTAAPHSITCSCSCR; encoded by the exons ATGCCTCGTCGTGCCGACGCCGTGCCATGCCTTGGCGACGCGTCGCTAAGGCCAGAGGAAGATTTTGTCGTCGTCCCGGCAACGCCTGAGATGCAAGCTGAAGCGGCCATCCTCTCCTCCAACT CTCGCCACGGAGCTGGGCGCAAGGCACGCCGACGTCGAGGTGGTCAAGCACTACCCGAGCAGTTCTTTGTTCGATTCACGCATCAACACCACTGCGTCGACGCCGTGTCCCGCGGCCATCTTCGGGGCGCCGGCCACCGCATCTATGTGCGCGAGTGGAGGCTCGAGGCGCACGCAGACAACAAGGACCAGCTCCACCACGTTCGCCTCTGCTTGGAAGGCGTCCCGCTGCACGGCTGGAACAACTACATCGCCACCTTCCTCATCGGACGTGGGTGCTCCCTCGACTACATCGAGCAGCGGTCGCTCCGCAAGGAGGACACCAGGGACCTGGCGCTCTGGGCGTGGACGTCGAACCCCAATGCCATCCCCAAAGTGAAGTGGTTGACGCTCCCTGCCCGTGGTCACCGCCGCCGTGGGCGACGTGGCCTCCGCCATCGCGTCATCATCCATCTCGACCTCCACGAAGATCACTCCAAGGCCAGGGACGATGACGACAACCCGCCTCCTCCGGAAGTGAATGAGTTCACCTGGTACAGGAAGGTCGTCGACGGCACCTACATCCCACGGGATCGCCGCCCGGCTCAGGGGTGCCCTGAGCGCCGTGCAGACAGACGGGATGATGAAGGCGACCGCGACGGGAGGCGTGGTCGGGATGGTGGACGCCAACGTGAGGGCTGGGGCGCCAAGGTCCGACGCTCACTTTCCCGCAACCCACGTGAGCGCCAATGCGAGGAGGGCCAGGACCGCACCAGAGACAGGTCCGGCGGACGCCGCCACGTCAGCGCCTTCGCCGCTGCTATGGCCTTCCCTCCAGTGCGCCCTGCTGCGGCTATCGTCCTGCGTGGCTCGGGCTCGGGCAGCGAGGCGCCTGTCCGCGCTCTTGAGATGCTGGATGCCCAGGAGTCTGTGCCTGCTGCTGCTCGTGGGCGCAGCCCAACACGCCAGGCGTCGCCCCGTGCCTCCAGGCGGCGCTCCCTCGAAGAGAGAACTCCTCCGGCGTCGCCCCCACTGTCTCCCACAACTGTGCTGCCGCCGAGCCCAGCCTCCAAGCGTGCTGAGGCCACATCTTCCCCGCTGACAGGGGGCTGCCAACCCGGCAGTGCGCGAGCTCTGCTCTCCTACGACGCTTGTACAACCTCTGGTATCACCCTCCAGGCCCCCTGGCTTCCACTCATCGCCCACCCCGCCGCTCACCTGTGTCAGACCGCTGCGCCGCACTCCATCACCTGCTCGTGCTCATGTCGCTGA
- the LOC109784291 gene encoding uncharacterized protein, which produces MDSEVLVKEVLKDGGGKGEEGSKDEAAVRAEMIPAVSLKEEVEGGGSKGEDQSNGEASVDAEMNSEVSAEVEMENGGSKGKEESEAEEEDGESGEATSSSEEDDEEEEESSEASSSSDEEEQRANNHCGVGDMAALIEEGKLMVGINDDDDDEEEEEASKGHINSKHEAEILPPVPKIEVQLEPHHKALPVGTISSIMGERVIVEGSVQHNPLNEGSILWITESRTPLGIVEELFGPVKNPYYLVRYNSVEEVPSGISAGTAVSFVMEFANHILNVKELYTKGYDGSGDNIEDQTDDPEFSDDEKEAEYKRSLRLAKGQTDRQLDSKKHSGDRKRKQPRDAGFHKGIPRTHDVATPAHQSKHRIYRSDMAPVADNSARSHTSVPIMTPPVTVNPAMASAIQFADQKGGCFPNPSQQFLPQQPNVVWPGGFPPSMYPNMGINGAALAANIIQNILSGSNQYQQHYQNQNFGGFLNGIPMTPTQFIPQSRMPVNPMPFGGPQVNPPFGPTSELGMGQGNFGNLGYLAGDQGLPHPGLPNAQGYGRLPSSHGGGAQRPMQFNSGQSNQGSSSFSGRRPQQQGGQHSQGRGSGGHHK; this is translated from the exons ATGGATTCTGAGGTTCTGGTGAAAGAGGTACTGAAAGATGGAGGGGGGAAGGGGGAGGAGGGGAGCAAAGACGAAGCTGCTGTTCGTGCTGAGATGATTCCCGCGGTCTCGTTGAAAGAGGAAGTGGAAGGTGGAGGAAGTAAGGGGGAGGACCAGAGCAACGGCGAGGCTTCCGTTGATGCTGAGATGAATTCTGAAGTCTCGGCGGAAGTGGAAATGGAGAATGGAGGAAGCAAGGGGAAGGAGGAGAGCGAGGCCGAGGAGGAAGATGGGGAATCAGGGGAGGCTACTTCGAGTAgtgaggaggatgacgaggaggaggaggagtcaaGTGAAGCGTCGTCGAGCAGTGATGAGGAAGAGCAGAGGGCCAATAACCATTGTGGTGTCGGTGACATGGCGGCCCTCATCGAGGAGGGCAAATTGATGGTTGGAatcaatgatgatgatgatgacgaggaggaggaggaagcatCGAAGGGTCATATCAACTCCAAACATGAAGCAGAG ATCCTTCCTCCAGTGCCGAAGATCGAAGTCCAGCTGGAACCACATCATAAGGCACTCCCAGTGGGAACAATTTCATCT ATCATGGGTGAGAGAGTGATTGTTGAAGGGTCAGTGCAACATAATCCCCTGAATGAGGGTTCTATACTCTGGATAACTGAAAGCAGGACACCACTTGGTATTGTTGAGGAATTATTTGGACCAGTAAAAAACCCATACTATCTCGTGCGGTATAACTCTGTGGAAGAAGTCCCTTCTGGGATCAGTGCTGGAACTGCTGTCTCTTTTGTTATGGAATTTGCAAATCATATCTTAAATGTGAAGGAGCTATACACCAAAGGCTATGATGGATCAGGAGATAATATTGAGGACCAAACAGATGATCCTGAATTCTCTGATGACGAGAAGGAGGCTGAGTACAAAAGATCATTACGGCTGGCAAAAGGGCAGACTGATAGGCAACTTGACTCTAAGAAGCATTCTGGTGATAGGAAGAGGAAGCAGCCCAGGGATGCTGGATTCCATAAGGGTATACCTAGGACCCATGATGTAGCAACACCAGCTCACCAATCAAAACACCGTATTTATCGCTCAGATATGGCTCCTGTTGCTGATAACTCAGCACGTTCACATACGAGTGTACCAATAATGACGCCACCAGTCACAGTGAATCCTGCTATGGCATCAGCCATTCAGTTTGCAGACCAGAAAGGTGGCTGCTTCCCTAACCCATCACAGCAGTTCTTACCACAGCAGCCAAATGTGGTTTGGCCTGGTGGGTTTCCACCTTCTATGTACCCGAACATGGGAATTAACGGAGCTGCTCTTGCAGCTAATATTATTCAGAACATACTCAGTGGATCCAATCAATACCAGCAACATTACCAGAATCAGAATTTTGGTGGATTCCTCAATGGAATACCCATGACCCCAACACAGTTTATTCCGCAGAGCAGAATGCCTGTAAATCCAATGCCTTTTGGTGGACCACAAGTAAATCCTCCATTTGGTCCAACATCTGAACTGGGGATGGGGCAGGGGAACTTTGGTAATCTTGGGTACTTGGCCGGGGACCAAGGGCTGCCGCACCCTGGGTTGCCTAATGCTCAGGGATATGGGCGCCTACCATCGTCACATGGAGGTGGTGCTCAGCGTCCTATGCAATTCAATTCTGGACAGTCTAATCAGGGGAGCTCGTCCTTCTCGGGAAGAAGGCCACAACAACAGGGAGGCCAGCACTCACAGGGGAGAGGTAGTGGTGGGCATCACAAATAG